Part of the Zingiber officinale cultivar Zhangliang chromosome 8A, Zo_v1.1, whole genome shotgun sequence genome, CCCACCGTCGAAAGCTCTAGTCTGCAATGGTTGTGCCACCGGCAACCCTCACGTCCAAACAAGGAGGCACGCCGGCGGGGGTGGCCGGGTGGGTGAGGAGCAGTGATGAGGATAACGGTCTGTTTGTGAGAGGGTGAGGGAAGGGGAGGGAAGAGAAAATAAGGGGAAGGGAAATTTTGAAACTTGTTTGGGGAGTGAGAGAATCTTCATTTCATTATCTATGGAAAGAGATATTTTTTTATATCATTGGAGTGTAAGGAagggaaagggaaaaaaaatattctaattttATCTCTGTTTttaatagtttaagaaattttttaatatctaattttccaatttctaattttactttgtcgGAATCTAATTTTCTCGTCTTCTTCACAATTCACTTGTTGCCAAAACATCAGAGGTTGAATTGAAGGGAGAAATTATTTTTGCTATCAAAATTTAAGAAGATATtcactattttttaattttgtcatcaaaatttaataaatttttaaataataaaaattttcgtTATCCGTgttatcttttaaatttttttatctaaaatttttaaaatcattatttttattatttctcatttaattatttgattattgataatttgttattttattatgaatagtataaaaagattaattttttattaaaaaaataattaatttaaatgataatataaaaattaattttatcactaaaaatatttaatttatatttataaaataaatattaatattatgaaaaatgtctaatttaaaaagttaaaatatttttataactttatctatttaattttcattccctttcctttcctccCAAACAAAGTAACATTAATGAACTTTCCCAAACAAGGATAAattaaatactttacttcccctCACTTCTCCTTCCTTCCCCTTTCGTTAATAAACCACATCTTAAACCTATTCAATTCCTTCAACCACATCTTAAGAGGGTAAGAGAGGAGAGAGTGACGGCggcggaaaaaaaaaacaaaaagaatcgGGATGATGGAATGCTTAggtctctttatatatatatatcgaaaaGGTCAATTTAGTTACAGCTTAAAACTATTCAATTCCTTCAACCACatcttaattaatatttttgtaaTGCTTCCTTCAATACCGAATGAGTTTAACCTCATAGACCTACGTGTTCATTTCCAATCCCGAAATTTTCTTACAAATTCCTAGAAAATCTTATAAGTTTCTTTAATTAGCGCCTATTATTTTATGTTAACATCATCCGTGAGACCTTACATGGTCGGTCCTTGAAATATTTCCTTACATACAGTAATATTCTCTTATAGGTAATTACGATTTCTTGACTTTGTTGTCGTCTAACGCATTCTGTCCCGCCCGAGTATGACTAGGGGTAGCATGGGGCGATAGGGAGTTGGCATACTAGAGAGATCAGATTTGGATATAACCGAGCTATGGGAACTCGATCAGTCAGAACAGGTCAGACATTACCCGGTTACCTACCATGCCTCGGACCTTGATATCTCAGATCTGGGATCCCGGTCTGTGAGAACCCAACCGAGTACCATGTCACTGTTGTCTTCAGACGATCCTACCTCTTCTACTTCCTAATTATCGTCTGTCACATcgtcttgacttctgactgtcacgtctctTTGACTTCTGACTATTCAATTTTATCAGACTCCAatattatgcaccgtatcacaattTCGTATCACaattaataatcaaaataaagAACACTCGTCGTAGTTGACCTGCCACCTATCCTTCCCATCTATCTGTTAAACCGTCcctaattttattaatatttaagaAATTATAGAATGTCTCCTATGCCATATGAGAACTCACAACATACTTTTTACTATTTTTAAGGGAGAAAAAAAGATAATGCGATTTCATATTAGACATGATAAGGCTGCTCCCACTGTTTTGCAAGATAATAGACTCAAGAAATCTATTTGTTGAGTATTGGCATTATCCATGTTGATCGTCTAAACTAGACATGATGAGGCTGTTCTGACTATGTTTGGCGTAGTCTGACATTGTTATTTTAGTCAGTTGCCATCTTTATTGACAGCTAATATTACTACAGTGGGAGGCTAAAAAGAGGATAATTTTTCCACCAGAAGATTTTGGAAGGGAACGACACGGCTAATTCTTGCATGTCAAAGGATGTTTCATGGTTGATAAACAAAGATTAACCTTAACATGtataaaagaaaaagattagCCTCTGGATTTGCATCTTTGTCCCAGCTTTACTTTGTCCGAGGGGAGAAGAGGAGGGTCATTTCACAATTAATCATCTCATCAAGGGGGCTCTGAGATCTCTTGCTGGATTGTAAGGAGTACCTCTTCCCCTTCACAAATTCCAGGTACTTTCTTTTTTCTCTGATATCGAAGAACAGATCTTTTGTTAGCTATTCTTGTTTGATTGAATGGGCCAATGGAAGTTTTGTAATTGAAGCGACGACGAGCAAACTAATTAAGGCATGGAAGAGCAGAGGAGGGAGATGAGCATGGAAAGGTGTTGCCCGCAACCGCCCCCGTTGCTCGGTTTAACAACCAGCAGCAAGCATGTTGAGCCGAAAATGTCCCACGGCAGACGCTCCGCCGCCTCCGGGAACTCGAACGCTGATCTACTAGAAAGGCTTTTTTCCGACGGCTATCGAGCTGATGTTTCGGTCTACACCAATGATGGAATCGTCCCTGCCCATGCCAGCATTCTTGTAACACCCTCCTCCTCTTCGGAACAGAGTGGAAGTTTTTGATGAATTTATCGTGGGACTTGTAACAATTGACGACAGGGCATAGTTTCGCCGGTGCTGAAGAGCATGCTGAGGCAATCCAAGAGGCGAGGCCGGAGGGCCATCTCCGTCCGAGGCGTTCCTCACCGTGCAGTCCTCGTCTTCCTTCGCTTCCTCTACACGTCGAGGTAAGAATTCAAAGTAATGCTGGAGTCAGATTTTTGGCCGTGCAATGAGGCGTGTGGTGTTGCAACTGATAGCTACGAGCAAGAAGAGATGGACCAGTTCGTGCTTCACCTGCTGGTGCTGGCGCATGTGTTCATGATCCCCTCTTTGAAGGAGGAATGCGCCAAGCAACTGGAGCAGGGCCTCCTCACAGCAGAGAACGCGGTGGACGCGCTGCAGCTCGCGCGGCTTTGCGACGCGCCTCGCCTCTCCCTTCTCTGCCAACGGTTGATCGTCAAGAACTTCAAGCAGGTGTCCGCTTCCGGCGGGTGGAAGGTGATGAGGGAGAGTGATCACAAGCTCGCAAATGAGCTGCTCGACTCCGTGAAGGCTGCGGATACGGTAATTCTGAAGCTCTTTTGCGTACAGCTTAAGATTTGAACTTCGTTGCCTTAAGCGAATCGTACGACTCATCAGA contains:
- the LOC122011906 gene encoding BTB/POZ and TAZ domain-containing protein 4-like gives rise to the protein MEEQRREMSMERCCPQPPPLLGLTTSSKHVEPKMSHGRRSAASGNSNADLLERLFSDGYRADVSVYTNDGIVPAHASILGIVSPVLKSMLRQSKRRGRRAISVRGVPHRAVLVFLRFLYTSSYEQEEMDQFVLHLLVLAHVFMIPSLKEECAKQLEQGLLTAENAVDALQLARLCDAPRLSLLCQRLIVKNFKQVSASGGWKVMRESDHKLANELLDSVKAADTRKSETLRILEERKIYQQLDEAMDALVHICTDGCRTIGPHGKVLRQNAEPCIFPACRGLEALVRHFAGCKNRVLGGCTHCKRMWQLLELHSRLCFLGDGCKVPLCRNFKEKLKHQSKKDELKWKLLVNKVIEVRSFSGTQAHSPTVVL